The DNA window cggGGTTCCCGCCAATGACATTAttcgccttggccttggctgTCGTAGGTACTTTCCAGagcgtcaaggaggtgaTGTCAAGCCAAGCGAGTTTGTCGTCTTGCTGTCCTTGATCCTGCATATTCGACACAGTGAGCTTGTATTCTGTGTCGGGGTCTAGGCCAACGGCGAATAGTGTCGTCTGGAGGACTTGCCACGTCGTGCAAGCCCATACATTTGTTTCGAGGTCACCATTAGGTGGAGCCGGGTCGAGTACAACCCGGACCATGCCGTGGTTGATATTACTCGTTCCGTTGATGGCGACGAAACTGTtaccgacgccgagcgaTATCTCGACACTATCGCGAAAGCCTTTTGTTCCAACGCGGCGGTTATCGTTACTCTGTTGGcctccccacccacccGCCCCGCCATCGTCGCCCTTGAAGATGCCGAATTTCGGATCGGGAGAAAGCGAGTTATCCGCATTCAAAACGTAGGGATGAAAGGTGTGGGGGTTGGCCAGCGCTTGCGCGACCTGGTCCGCCCTCCCTCCAACTTCCATGTTCACGACTAGATGGGTGAAACTAATAACCCCCGCAGTCGGCCGCAAAGTCGCCTGATACCGCCCAAGCGGAAGATCCTTGAATGCGCCCAGCGAAATCGCCTTTGATCCCAACGTCCCCGTCGTTTCGACGTCTTGCTGGTTCGCCTGTCTTTTGCCAGCGATACTAAtcgtcgccgagcccgaATCTGAGTCTGAGGCGTTCCCACTCCCGTCGCCAGTGTCGAGGTAACCAAAGTACCCATAAAACTGGATGCCGGTTCCGTAAAACTCATAGTTTACCACTGCGTTTGGATTCGCGTCGCCCCGAATCCAGTGGTATCCGACTCCAGTACCGACTTGACCACCGCGGATACCACCGACTCTCTCAGACCAAGGAAACCCGGTAAACGATGCGTTCCACGACGAGCCGGCGTTGGTCCGGTTGGTCGAGTCGGGGCGGTAGTCGAGTTGTGCAGCGTACGAGTCGAGCGTgattgtcgtcgaggctgcTAGGGCGGTTGTGGCAGCGAGAACTCCCACTAGTAGTGCCAGCATGACGAGTAACAAGAGCCGAGAAACTGGGGGAGAATGTGGACAACAAGAACCAGGAAACTGTGGGAGAATGTGGACACACGGGGGGTTTTAATGGGAACAGGCGTGTCAGAGCGCTGAtgtcaagctcggccttggtggTCCTGGTCTTTGACACAACAGAAGCGAGgttaggggttaggggggGTAAGTCATGTGCGCAAGACATGCTTTCGCCATGGGTCGTGATGCATGGGCCATGAGCCATGGCGGGGGTTGATTCAGATACTGTACGGTAGTTGCAGCTGTGTAGCTCCTCGTTGCTGTGTGGGCTTATGGTAAGTACCGCAGAGGCCGTTCTCGTGCCGCAGGATAGGCCGGGTTTGTCGGGATGTCGGGATGTTGAAAGCGGTGTTGGCTAGTCCAGACCGCGGGGTGCACCTTGCAGACTGTTTCATCCAGGGGTACATGGGACACCGCCAGTTTCCGAGTTGGAATCCTCCGGAATTCTCGGAGTCCCAATCCTACTGTACATGCTCACTACAGCATTTCACTAGTCAATCTTTCGCAGGTACGCCTTCATCGCAAACCGCGAATGCCAGTATTCCTGCTCAAAACAACAGCTCATCTCCCGAGTCTTGTTCTCACGATGTTCAGAACACTCATTTCATCGCGCAACACATGTACGTAATTGTTCATACCTGCTGGGAATCGTCGCATAGTGGCCAAGTCGTCCACGTCCGTCTTAATTTTCGCTAATCACACCCACAAGGTGCCCCTCAGCCCCTCAAGTCGCGACCGACGACTGTGCGGCCGAATGGCGGCGCTTTTCGTCCAACCCGCTGGGCCAATTGGGCGCATCAGGTCGGCCACCGTCGCTCCACGTCGGGTTATACGTCGGCGGCATCTCACCCATGGGCGTAGCCCCGCGGAACGGGCCCGCATCTGTGGCGAGATGGTGTTGGGGCTCCtgatggatgatggggGTGTTCCACATGAGGCCTGCGCCTGAGCCGCGGTGTGAAGTGTTGCTAGTATCAGCTCGGTAGCGGGGGGGGGAGCCTTACTAGGTTGCCGAGCCGTCCGACAGCGACATTACTCCCGACATGGTCGGCGAAGTCGGCTGGACGCCATACGGTTGGACGTCATACGGATCGATCATAGAGGGCGGTTCGTTCGGGTCTTCTCTGCCTGCAGCTGGGCTCAGATCCATCCATCCTTGGACGTACCGACATAGGGAGTCGACATGTACGACACGGGCTCGCCCTCGAAGAGTCTGTGTGAGCTGTGCTCAGACCAGACCTACCTATCCTCGCTAGActtgcggcggcgcaggaaGAAGTACCACGCAGCTAGGCCAGCTCCAACCAGGACTGCCACACCGCCCTTTGCATCAGCGAGGCCAGTTGGCTACGTACGACCACTCCACCAACGATAGGCCCAATGGGCGGGCTGTTCTTCTTGCCGTTATCCAACGTGCCGGGGTCTTGGCCAATGATGCCTGTCGCCTTGGCTGTCGAACTGCCGTCAGCACGACCACGGCACTCAAGCAAGACTTACGTTGTTGGCACCTTCCACAACGTGAGCGAGGTCAAGTCAAACCACACGTTGTAGGAGCTCGCCTGGCCATCCTGGCCCTGTACATTTGTAAGTGTCACGCTGTACTCGGTGTCCGGGTCAAGACCGGTTGCGAATAACACCGTGTCGAGCACTTGCCACGAAGTCGAGGCCCACATTTCCTGTTGGCTCTGCAGGCCGGATGGGGCAggatcgacctcgacgcggaACATTCCGTGGTTCGTGTTGACAGTGCCGttgatggcgaggaagttattgccgacgccaaggttGATATGTACAGTCTCCTGGGCGACCTTGCTGCCGACGCGCTTGTTGTCGTCGCTCGACTGGCCGGCCCAGCTGCCCGTGGTTCCGTTTACGGTACTGCCTCCGGGTGGTCCCATGAATCTGCCAAACTTGGGGTTGATGCCAAGCGAGTTGTCACTGTTTACAATGTATGGGTCGTAGATGGAGGGGTTGGCGACCGCCTGTGTCACGGCTGATGCGCTGGTTTCAGCGCTTCCTCTCCTTTCCTGCCCTCTTACCTTCCCCCAACGTCCATCTGGATGACGACGTGAGTAAACGAAACAATGCCGCCTGTGGCGTGCATCGTCACAGTGTACGTCCCACGCGAGAGGTCGGAGTATTTGCCCAGCGAGACGGGGCGGCCAACGCCACTCATCGTCCCATTGCTCGGAACGTCTTGTAGCGCATCTGGCCCTCCAGTAAGGCTTAATGAGGTCATTCCAAAGCCATCtccgccagcgccatcCGAAACAGTCCCGTTGTCGAGGTATCCCCAATACCCAAAGAACTCGGCGCCTGTTCCATAAAAGGTGATGCTGACCGATGGTCCGTTGACTGTGCCTAATGCCCAGTGGTATCCCTGCCCCACACCTATCTTGCCACCTCGCTTATCCTGGCGATCGGCCCATGATATGCCGGTGAAGCTTGCATTCCAACTTGGACCTTGGCCAGTGTTGTTGGTCGAGTCGGGCTTGTACAAGAGCTGGGGTGTGTATGAGTCGAATGTGATTGGGGTGGATGTGGCGATAACCCAGCGTGCCAGCAGGgcgccagccagccaggCAAATGTCAGCATGGTGGCCAGTTTGTTAATGAGTAGGGGTTTAGGAAGGATGAGAGATATGGGATATGGTGTCAGAGAAGGcgagggaggaagaggaagaggaagatgaagaagatgaAAGCAGGATGAACGAGGCTGGGCTGTGCAGTCTGACAAGATGGGAGCGAGGATGGGGGCGCAAGATGTAGTTGGATAGTTAACTGTACCTGCTTGTCGAGCTTTGGGCTTTTCCCCATGTCACAAGTGGAGATCATGGAGATCTATGGTTTGAGTGGGTCCAGATATGATCAATTACACCGCCCTGTGTAGGAAGGTCATCAACACACCGCCTCCCTCTCTTCGGCGCCGCACACAGCTCTGGATGTTGGAGGCAGCTCGACGCAGGATCCAAGACGGTTGTTAATACCGTTGTTAAGACGGCTGTTCACATGTTAGCAAGAGACCTTAGATCTCAATACAATGATCTTTTGAGCGATTGGGCGGCCTCATTACACCTTGGTTCCATATTCCCTACCAAGCATTCCTTATAATCAGGGTGCCGAGTAGGCTTCGTACTCGGACTCATATTCGCTTTTCCCCCCCCGATCCCCCGACTCTGAATGACGTTAAGTTATTAACCTTTTGTTTAAAAGAGTACTCTTCGTACCGCCACTTTGCTCACAAGGCTTTAAACATTTCCCTCTGTCAGTTCATGTGATGTCTGGATCCCTTTGGGTCGTTCATGTTCACCCCTACCACTTAATATTTTAAACTACAATCTCATCCCTGATTAGTTGTTCTAATTCAGGTAACCATAATAGCAATTGCTATTATTAGATTAGTTACCCCGCTTAGAACGGATAAGCTTCCGCTCATTGTGCAATAAACCCCGCCATCGATCAAATACTGCCTCTGAGAGATGGAGCGCGGGTGGCCCCAGTCAACAgccctcgaccgcctcTCATGGGCACTGGGCGCGTCAGGTGTCCGTGTATTTCTCGCGGGCCCAGGCAGTTACGCCTCCAGCGCTTCTCATAGTCCAGTGGAATCTCGTGGAATCTCGATGGGTGACTGATTATATAGGCAAGGTGGgaatggggatgggggtgggggtgggcATGGTACTCCAAGGACTGAGGCGATGCTTCCTGTCCACAGATCTCCACCGGTAAAGAGATTTCATTCAAtaggtcgtcgaggcgtcGGGGTTTTTTCACTCCTCGCCTCGAGACGTCGGACGGTCTCTCTGCCAAGAGTGTGCCCAAGCAAGAACCCATACAATACATGTGGCTGCTCTCGCGGGATCAGAAGATCAAAGGATCAGAAATAGGCAACATCACATCCTCACCCATTGACAAATGCATGCAAGAAAGATTACAGTCCCAAGATTAAAGCTTCCCACTAATGTCCACCTCGCCAGTCCACTCCTTGGTCATGAGGTCCGCCATGCGCCGAATGCCCTCGTCAACGTTGTGCTTTGGCTCGAAAGAGTACGCCAGGCGGAAGTTGCCCGACCCCTCCTCGTGCAGGCTGTGgcttcctccctcccatgGGGTAAAGTACCAACCGggggtgacgaggacgagcgcctcgacgaggcgaaTCCAGAACTTCTCCTCAAACGCTCGCACCCGCTCCTGGTCCGGCTTGTCAGCCTCGAACCCAGCCCACGCCGCATGCGTGTTGTAGTGCGCCTTGCACCAAATGAACATGCCTCCAATGGGCGGAACAAAGGAGAGGATTGCAGGCCCTCCTTTGCCCTTGGGAAAGGCAACCAGTCCAATTGCCCCAGGAACCCCAGCCTGCTCTGCCGGAACAAGGTCGAATGCCTCGGCCAACGCGTCGAGCATCCAGTCACGACGCACGCGGTACTGCTCGCACAGGTTGACGTTCCACTCGATGAAGCCGTCGACTCCCCACTTGTTCAGCAGCTCGCCGGTGATGATCTCAGAGAACGCGCTCGGTCCCTGCGTCTGCACCTCTGTACCGCGGACCAGGCGCTCCGTGAACATGGCGTTGCAGGTGAACCACCCAAGGCGCGCACCGGGGAAGAGCGTCTTGCTGAACGTGTCCATACGGATCACGCGGCCCTGCGTGTCAATGGTGAGGAACGAGCTGCTCATGTGCGAGAGGAAATCGTCAAtgtcggccttggctgCGGGTGGGGTCGACTGCTGGCCCACAACGTAGGCGGGGAACTGGAGCATGCAGTACgggtcgtcctcgatgatgatgacgtCTGGAGTTAGCAAAAAAAATAAAAAAAatcctcgctctcgtcgctctcaaACCTGCACCACCAGAGGGCTTTCTTACGCCTACCAACTCCATATCCCACTCGACCTTGCGGTCTGTACTCACCATACTTGACACAAACGTCGTAGATCGCCTTGCGGCGCAAGGCACCCATGGTCGTGCCAAGTGGGTTCTGGCCAACAGGAACAGAGTACATGACCCGAGGCCTACGGCCCCGGCTCTCGTCCCACTCGGCGAGTCCCTTTGCCAATGCCTCGGGGCACATGccctcgctgtcgctggGAATAGGGAACGACTTGACGCCCATAGGCACGAAACCCGCCTGCGCCGACGGGTAAATCTGCGAGTCGCAAATAATGTGGTCGCCGCTCTCAATGAGCAGAGTCAAGATCTTGATCCACCCGTCCGTGCTGCcgttgttgaggaggacgtcCCAGTCCGAGTAGGCCGGCGGCCAGAGCTTCTCCGTGAGCTCGCGGAGCGGGGTCTCGAGCTCTGTGAGCCCGCGACCACCGACGTACTGGAGGCCACGAACGATGTCGTAAGCTGGGGCGGGCGCGTTACGGGGGATAGAAATCTCCACGCTCTCAGCCGGCGGAGACGGGTTCTCGGGGTCCAAAACAGTGTTGGCGGGGTACACGCTGGCACTGAGCGAGTGCATTGGGAAAAAGTCGGGGGTAGGAAGACCACCAGCAAAGCTGATGATCCCCTTGACTTCCATGAACCGGATAATGTCCTTGAGCGGGGACGGCACGCGCGACCTGGCGAGCAGCGAGAGGTGGTGGGTAAGGTCCACGGCCTTGGGGCGGGTGTCGGCGGTCATTGTGTGTTGGgctgtgtgtgtgtgtgtttGTGTTGTGAGGCTCGGCACACGCCGAGATTGTCGCTGTGTTGGGCTGGGTAAAGCTGGTTAGGTAGTAGAGTGGAGCGCTGTTGGGCGTGGTGGATGAGGTGGGCGTCTTGGATATGGACACGAGACCTTCTTATACCTTGGCTTTGGAGCAGTTGTTCAGGATACGGACCAGGCCGACGCGGGGTCTCGGTCAACTTTCGAAGACTTGTGACGATCAGGTGCCTCGGCACCAAGGTGGGGTGACAGCATTCCGCGCGGTAAACCTCGGAATGTTGCCGACCCAAGCGCCAGACTCTGATGGCCCGCGCCTAGACTTTGGTACGCGCTGCGGAGGCGACCTCTAGCGCCCGAAAGAGGGCCGATGGCATCCGTAGTTCGAGTCAGTGTACAGTGGTGGCACAAGAGGCGGCACCAGTGACGGCACGCCGATCAGGAGTTTTCTACGGGGTGATTTCCTATCACATTGTTGGCCCATTCACCTCGAAGAACCCAACAACATGTGAatctcgtcatcgccatGTCGTTGCCTATGAATTTCTCCCATTCTTGCCTATGAATCTCGCAGCATCGCTATCATTGTTGCCCATCTCGATGTTGGCCCATCGCTTGCATGTTGGTCAGTGGGCCACGGATTGGCCCATGGCGTATGGAACATTGGCCCATGCGGTATGTATCTCGAAGATCCAAAACATTGCCCATCTTGTTCCGTCTTTGCCTACGTTTGTTGATTTCCTATCCATCTGCAGAGGTGTGACGAATCTGCTTCAAGGTACACTCGTCCACTGGTACACCGGCCACCGGATGGGTTATGAAATTCCGCTACAGTTGCTGGGGGTACAGGGATCAAGCGAGATCTGTTTGCCTTGACCCCAACATTTGGCGCGGGGCTACCATCTGCCAGCTGCCAACTGCCAGTTACCACAGACAAAtgttgtggttgtggcgCCCTTCGGTTTGCAAACTTGGACTTCACAAGCGAATTGCAAGTGGGGGCCCAACCTGGGGACCTGGAAAACGCGGTAATGGCCGGCCATGGTGACACGGGCTCATGAACACGTGAACATGGTTCCAGTCATGGACATCTGGGATATCTCCGAGATAATATATATCTACGTGGCTTTAACAATAACAAGAGAGAATACTATGTAATGAGAATGCCACTCCGTTATCACCGGCACCCAACCGCGTCACCGTATCCACCGGGACCGACCAAGTCACCAGGATCCAAGTAGAAGCGAGTCGTCACCAACCGGGCATCCTTCATCATTACCACACTCATACTCGACGGGTCCCCCTTCCTTGCTTTACTCTTTCCTTTACTCCTCCGCCTCAGCTGCGGCTGCCCCTACCCTTTATCCATCGTCGTGCAATACCCCGCACGGCAAGCGATACCCTTCCCTGGCAAACCAGCATTGCGCCCTTACTCAACCTGTATCATCACCTTGAGCCACTTGCTGCTGTTAACTGTAACCTCTAGTGTAGCAAACGTTCATCATGGGTGAGTTCTCGACGCCCGTGACGTGTGCTGACCCACAGGTGTCCCGAAGGTATCTCGACACGCCAGGATCGCCACTCACCCCAGTTCTTCCGCTGGATCTCTGAGAGGTATCCCCTCACCTCGCAGCTGATCACGCCTAACTCGATCCCAACATTTGACAACCTCTAGTGCGTGCGACAGCTAACCTTCGCGCTAACTCCAGCCTTGACATggtgcgccgcctcgctaACCCCTGCGCCCCTATAGGCTAACAACAGAATGGTATCATCCACAACTGCTCCCATCCCCCATCATCCGAGAACGACCCGCACTTCCGCATCACCGAGGAGCAGATGATCCTAGCAATCTTCCAGTACATCGACTTCCTCTTTACCAAGATCAAGCCCCAGAAGGTCTTCTTCATGGCGATTGACGGCGTTGCGCCTCGTGCCAAGATGAACCAGCAGCGCTCCCGTCGCTTCCGCACCGCGCGtgacgcgcgcgagcaaCGTGAAGCCGCTGAGCGCAAGGGAGAACAGCTCccggaggagaaggcgttCGACTCGAACTGTATCACCCCTGGTGCGTCTAGCGCTTGAGTGAGACTGACCGCAGGCACGCCATTTATGGCTAGACTGTCCGACCACCTCAAGTACTACGTTCGTAAACGTATgtccgaggacgccgaATGGCGCGGTGTCCAGGTCATCCTCAGTGGGCATGATGTGAGTGCAGCCGTAAGCATGCGCGCAAGCTGACAATTAGGTTCCCGGAGAGGGAGAACACAAGATCCAAGAGTACATCCGCATGAGCAAGGCTCAGCCGGGCTACAATCCCAACACACGTCACTGTCTCTACGGCCTCgatgccgacctcgtcatgCTGGGCCTCCTCAGCCATGACCCCCACTTCTGCCTCCTCCGTGAGGAGGTCACATTCGGCcgcaaggtcaagaagaGCTCGACGTGACCAGCGTTGCCGTACtgagctcacaccagcctcCAGAACTCCAACATGTTCCTCCTGCACTTGTCGCTGGTGCGCGAgtacctcgacctcgagttTGCATCTGTCGCGACGCAAATCTCGTTCAAGtacgacctcgagcgcatcaTTGACGACTGGATCCTGATGGGCTTCTTTGTCGGAAACGACTTCTTACCACATCTTCCAGGCCTCCACATCAACGAGGGTGGGCTGGAATACATCTGGAAGGTCTACAAGGAGGTGCTCCCCGTGGCTGGCGGCTACATCAACGAGCACGGCACTATCAACCTCCCCCGCCTGCAGCTGCTGCTCGACAAGTTAACCAACTATGAGCGCGACACGTTTGCCGAGCAGTTCGCCAGCGCGTCATGGCACAAGGGCAagcaggagaaggacgtGGCTGCCCTCGAGAAGGCTCGCAAGCGCGGCAAGCTCAGTGAGATGGAGTCTAAAGTTGAGCTAACCACAGTAATCACCAAGAGTCAGaacaagctcctcgaccaggtCAAGACCTTTGTCAAGAAGCACCAGAGCCACCCCACAGCAGAGGACCGCTTCACGCTTgtcaacgagctcgacgagcgcgaccgctCGTTCGTCCAGAGCCTTGCGGACGACCTACACCTGCGATGCACGtgggacgaggtcgacgatTACGGGCAGCCGCTCATCGTCCTTAGTTTCAATGTCGACGCGTTGAGTGAGCcaggcgagggcgacgaggtcgaggaggaatgGGAGTCCGACGAGGATACGGAGAGTGCGATGGCTATCCAGCGTGTGCTCGACAAGTTTGCCAAAGCTAAgatcgtcgacgacgacttggAGGACGCCGGGCAGTCGTtcgaggagaagatggacGAGAAGATTGAAGAGTGGAAACGCGGCTACTACAAGGAGAAACTCAACATCAACTGGAATGACCCCGAGTCGCTCCACCCCATCTTGTACCGCTACGTCGAGGGCCTCCAGTGGGTCATCAGTTACTACTACAAGGGTGTTCCCGCTTGGGGCTGGTTCTACGACTACCACTACGCGCCCATGATCTCCGACCTCAAGAACATTGCGAGTTTCCAGTTCAACTTGGAGTTGGGCACGCCTTTCAAGCCCTTCCAGCAGCTCATGGGCGTTCTGCCCGCCGACTCGCAGGACCACGTCCCGCAGGCGTACCGGGACCTGATGAACGACGAGACCTCGCCGATCTACGACTTCTACCCGCGTGCgttcgacctcgacatgaACGGGAAGAAGCAAGACTGGGAGGCCGTCGTCAAGATTCCATTCATTGACGAGTCACGTCTCCTCAAGGCGATGGCTGCCCGCGACCACCGCCTTAcgcccgaggagaagcgccgcAACGAGGGCAACGAGCGCCCGACCTCGTTCGTGTATGACCCGGAGAACGAGACGCACTacccctcctcactcccaGGCTTCTTCCCTGATCTCGTGGCTTGCCATGTGGCCGTCAACCAGTTCATCCTGCCAACATTGGGggaggacgccgagctcaagctggGCCTCATTGAtggcgtcctcctcggtgcTTCAGCACTCTTTGGCTTCCCCTCGCTCGCAACCCTCCCCTACCAGGGCTCGCTGGGCTACCAAAGCGTCCACGTGTTCAACCAGGACAGTCGAAACCAGTCGATGGTCATCACTATCACGAAGAAGTCCGACAGCCGCAACACTGGCGAGATTGCGAAGACTATTCTCGGACAGCGCGCGTTCCACGACTGGCCATACTTGCGCGAGGGCATCGTTGCCGGCATCGCTGATGACATGTTCAAGTACGAGCTGCAGTCGAACGCCGACGGCTCGACCAAGATCGTGTCCAAGCCCCACCAGGCTATGGACACGATCAAGTGGAAGAAGGACGGCGACAAGATTGAAGACTATTACTCGAAGCGCTGCGGCGTTATCATCGGGAACGTGGACGTTGTCGTTTACGTCCGGCCCCTCAAGGGTCTCAAGCGTGTCGACACGGGCGCTCTTGTCAAGGACTACGAGGGTGCGGACAAGGAGATCCCTCAGGCCGTACAGATGCTCGTCAACCAGGTTGCTtacgaggacgagcgtTATATTGAGAAGGACGCTCCCCCTATCGCGCAGGAGTTCCCCGTCGGAGAGAAGGTCATCTTCCTCGGTGCGCTCGCGTATGGCGGTGCTGCGCAGGTCGCCGGCACGAACGGCGACACACTGGACGTCGCACTGTCTTACTTCCAGAGCGACAAGCAGGAGACTGCGTTGTTCAAGGGGTTAGTCGACTCACGCCCATCTGGTTACTGGTACCCGTCTCACGTGCTTTCCCGACAGTTGGGCATGAGCGGTCTTGCGCTCTCGCGCATTACGTCGTCCCTTATGGTTGCTCCAGAGAAGGGCACGCAGAAGTTCAACATTGGCCTGCAGCTCAAGTTCGAGTCCAAGGGCATGAAGGTGCTCGGCTACTCGCGCAAGGTTGATAGGGGATGGGAGTTctcggccaaggccgcTCAACTCATCCACTCGTACAAGCTGGCGTTCCCCGAGCCGTTCCGTCACTTTGACAAGCGCGGCCACGACATTGTGACGTCGGCCGAGCTGTGTCCGTCGTCTGACAACCCGGACGAGGTGATAAAGGCCATGCGTCAGTGGATCAAGGATCACGGGATTCTCGACTTGGACCCCGTGTCGCTCAACTCGGAGGCCCTTGACC is part of the Cutaneotrichosporon cavernicola HIS019 DNA, chromosome: 7a genome and encodes:
- the exo2 gene encoding uncharacterized protein (Multifunctional protein that exhibits several independent functions at different levels of the cellular processes. 5'-3' exonuclease component of the nonsense-mediated mRNA decay (NMD) which is a highly conserved mRNA degradation pathway, an RNA surveillance system whose role is to identify and rid cells of mRNA with premature termination codons and thus prevents accumulation of potentially harmful truncated proteins) — its product is MGVPKFFRWISERYPLTSQLITPNSIPTFDNLYLDMNGIIHNCSHPPSSENDPHFRITEEQMILAIFQYIDFLFTKIKPQKVFFMAIDGVAPRAKMNQQRSRRFRTARDAREQREAAERKGEQLPEEKAFDSNCITPGTPFMARLSDHLKYYVRKRMSEDAEWRGVQVILSGHDVPGEGEHKIQEYIRMSKAQPGYNPNTRHCLYGLDADLVMLGLLSHDPHFCLLREEVTFGRKVKKSSTLQNSNMFLLHLSLVREYLDLEFASVATQISFKYDLERIIDDWILMGFFVGNDFLPHLPGLHINEGGLEYIWKVYKEVLPVAGGYINEHGTINLPRLQLLLDKLTNYERDTFAEQFASASWHKGKQEKDVAALEKARKRGKLIITKSQNKLLDQVKTFVKKHQSHPTAEDRFTLVNELDERDRSFVQSLADDLHLRCTWDEVDDYGQPLIVLSFNVDALSEPGEGDEVEEEWESDEDTESAMAIQRVLDKFAKAKIVDDDLEDAGQSFEEKMDEKIEEWKRGYYKEKLNINWNDPESLHPILYRYVEGLQWVISYYYKGVPAWGWFYDYHYAPMISDLKNIASFQFNLELGTPFKPFQQLMGVLPADSQDHVPQAYRDLMNDETSPIYDFYPRAFDLDMNGKKQDWEAVVKIPFIDESRLLKAMAARDHRLTPEEKRRNEGNERPTSFVYDPENETHYPSSLPGFFPDLVACHVAVNQFILPTLGEDAELKLGLIDGVLLGASALFGFPSLATLPYQGSLGYQSVHVFNQDSRNQSMVITITKKSDSRNTGEIAKTILGQRAFHDWPYLREGIVAGIADDMFKYELQSNADGSTKIVSKPHQAMDTIKWKKDGDKIEDYYSKRCGVIIGNVDVVVYVRPLKGLKRVDTGALVKDYEGADKEIPQAVQMLVNQVAYEDERYIEKDAPPIAQEFPVGEKVIFLGALAYGGAAQVAGTNGDTLDVALSYFQSDKQETALFKGLVDSRPSGYWYPSHVLSRQLGMSGLALSRITSSLMVAPEKGTQKFNIGLQLKFESKGMKVLGYSRKVDRGWEFSAKAAQLIHSYKLAFPEPFRHFDKRGHDIVTSAELCPSSDNPDEVIKAMRQWIKDHGILDLDPVSLNSEALDQDTVMQLEAMGDRLKERKSMDQLRRAQVKGIPRQAVLKPSHAIYRLIGQTFALGDRVVMVQDAAAGGVPLAMKGVVVGLGMRDIDVVWDVPFMGGETLGGRCSNYRGSTVSFAACLNLTNPQFAVGPKAQPAPLGNAAPFKPQIGPRPAVAPNNYQPSRPGRNPVIIQNPARHGQPSNGNLHFGNAAKGIGTPAAQQQVSHHVRLTSALKGGAPRQHIAKGPHIRPVSPTTRHHQLPKPLSPATTLQELMPPLPPASAGRCPKAKPKPKPKPKPKPKPKPKPKPKPKPKPKPKPKPKPKPKPKPKPKPKPHRVITVKATGRTTVGKATATAAEAVVVAAPTLGSKVLHTLLRRKTVLLLPRATLPTAPALLTTTMSSNDEVDGWIAQLMQCKPLSETEVKKLCDKAREVLMEESNVQPVRCPVTVCGDIHGQFHDLSELFRIGGNSPDTNYLFMGDYVDRGYYSVETVTLLVGLKLRYRDRVTILRGNHESRQITQVYGFYDECLRKYGNANVWKYFTDLFDYLPLTALIDNQIFCLHGGLSPSIDTLDHIRSIDRIQEVPHEGPMCDLLWSDPDDRCGWGISPRGAGYTFGQDISEAFNHNNGLTLVARAHQLVMEGFSWSQERNVVTIFSAPNYCYRCGNQAAILEVDDALKYTFLQFDPAPRAGEPLVSRRPPDYFL
- a CDS encoding uncharacterized protein (Aminotransferase class I and II), yielding MTADTRPKAVDLTHHLSLLARSRVPSPLKDIIRFMEVKGIISFAGGLPTPDFFPMHSLSASVYPANTVLDPENPSPPAESVEISIPRNAPAPAYDIVRGLQYVGGRGLTELETPLRELTEKLWPPAYSDWDVLLNNGSTDGWIKILTLLIESGDHIICDSQIYPSAQAGFVPMGVKSFPIPSDSEGMCPEALAKGLAEWDESRGRRPRVMYSVPVGQNPLGTTMGALRRKAIYDVCVKYDVIIIEDDPYCMLQFPAYVVGQQSTPPAAKADIDDFLSHMSSSFLTIDTQGRVIRMDTFSKTLFPGARLGWFTCNAMFTERLVRGTEVQTQGPSAFSEIITGELLNKWGVDGFIEWNVNLCEQYRVRRDWMLDALAEAFDLVPAEQAGVPGAIGLVAFPKGKGGPAILSFVPPIGGMFIWCKAHYNTHAAWAGFEADKPDQERVRAFEEKFWIRLVEALVLVTPGWYFTPWEGGSHSLHEEGSGNFRLAYSFEPKHNVDEGIRRMADLMTKEWTGEVDISGKL